Proteins co-encoded in one Bacillus paramycoides genomic window:
- the ecsC gene encoding ecs operon protein EcsC, giving the protein MITYEEKVIKELEQWKATFMKDSSMMTRFSKKVQTKVQQLIPAKVQKVLTETIRMMVQTISAGSNFIKPKLKETHWSLQRRDDEVRKKMDEYKKIAAAEGAGTGAGGILLGLADFPLLLGIKIKFLFDAATLYGFDTSNKEERLFILHVFQLAFSSDDHRKEIWKAIETWDTEGENHMDWEKFQTEYRDYIDLAKMLQLVPIIGAPVGAYANYQLLQRLGEVTMNCYRMRLLNRN; this is encoded by the coding sequence ATGATTACATACGAAGAGAAGGTTATAAAAGAATTGGAGCAGTGGAAAGCTACATTCATGAAAGATTCTTCTATGATGACACGGTTCTCAAAGAAAGTGCAGACGAAAGTACAACAGCTTATTCCGGCGAAAGTGCAAAAAGTATTAACGGAAACGATTCGGATGATGGTGCAAACGATTAGTGCCGGATCAAACTTTATAAAGCCGAAATTAAAAGAGACACACTGGTCATTGCAAAGAAGAGACGACGAAGTACGTAAAAAAATGGATGAGTACAAAAAAATAGCAGCGGCAGAAGGAGCAGGGACGGGAGCTGGCGGTATTCTCCTTGGCCTTGCTGACTTTCCGCTTTTACTCGGAATTAAAATTAAATTTTTATTCGATGCAGCAACATTGTACGGATTTGATACGAGTAACAAAGAAGAGCGCCTTTTTATCCTTCACGTCTTCCAGCTTGCCTTTTCAAGTGATGATCACCGAAAAGAAATATGGAAAGCAATCGAAACGTGGGACACAGAAGGAGAAAATCATATGGACTGGGAAAAGTTCCAAACAGAGTACCGAGACTATATCGATTTAGCAAAAATGCTTCAGCTCGTACCAATAATCGGTGCCCCAGTCGGCGCATATGCGAACTATCAACTACTGCAAAGACTCGGAGAAGTGACGATGAATTGTTATCGTATGCGATTGTTAAATAGGAATTAA
- a CDS encoding lipase family protein: MNENDKVLDSSYYQMSRFAYRGDEKLGNSIEVTDNKGNPLQKWEVSETFHDKQTGMDAVAFERDVDGKKQVMVAFRGTEGDKIIEKNSLGIPMKPGEGMKDLKTDTNHFVLREGVHEPAAPPVAGTENEGSKKYWNEENQRWETHNQFEQAERVMKQVTDTYKDRDDVEIYTTGHSLGGALAEYAAASNDNVRCMSWNAPSAKHLLPPDLQERANNGEFNGRIVSIVHGSDSIGYGPFGPYDGHIGSTYAVTPPAMKEALSKLPLEQRLLFEVDRFLDSVKDKPGFHYQNNKYFRMGKDGNLSSQYLLNLDTGERVYDSPGKLLGGREIRVVVENLEQAVRDMKRNAQEFQDRVPRLISNMMTLLETAESRRVEAKVNNIRAHVEHLSFWYIRTATEISDFIEKKADDYKKTDQQY, encoded by the coding sequence TTGAATGAAAATGATAAAGTTTTAGATTCTAGTTATTATCAAATGTCAAGGTTTGCTTATCGTGGTGATGAGAAGTTAGGAAACAGTATTGAGGTCACCGACAACAAAGGTAATCCTTTACAAAAATGGGAAGTAAGCGAGACGTTCCACGACAAACAAACCGGAATGGATGCAGTAGCCTTTGAACGAGATGTCGATGGGAAAAAGCAAGTTATGGTAGCTTTCCGAGGTACAGAAGGGGATAAAATTATAGAGAAAAACTCTTTAGGCATTCCGATGAAGCCAGGGGAAGGCATGAAGGATTTAAAAACGGATACCAATCATTTTGTATTACGAGAAGGTGTTCATGAACCAGCAGCACCTCCTGTAGCAGGGACTGAGAATGAAGGTTCAAAGAAATATTGGAATGAAGAGAATCAGCGCTGGGAAACACATAATCAATTCGAACAAGCTGAAAGGGTCATGAAACAAGTAACGGATACATACAAGGACAGGGATGATGTGGAGATATATACGACGGGTCATTCGTTAGGGGGAGCTTTAGCGGAATATGCAGCGGCATCTAATGATAATGTAAGATGTATGTCATGGAATGCGCCGAGTGCAAAACATTTGTTACCGCCTGATTTACAAGAAAGAGCTAATAATGGAGAATTTAATGGTAGAATTGTTTCGATTGTTCACGGATCAGATTCAATCGGTTATGGTCCTTTTGGTCCATATGATGGTCACATAGGTTCAACTTATGCTGTTACACCACCTGCTATGAAAGAAGCCCTTTCTAAATTACCATTGGAACAAAGACTATTGTTTGAAGTTGATCGCTTTTTGGACTCCGTAAAAGATAAACCTGGATTTCATTATCAGAATAATAAGTATTTCCGGATGGGTAAAGATGGGAATTTATCGAGTCAATATCTTTTGAATTTAGATACAGGGGAAAGAGTATATGATTCACCTGGTAAGTTGTTAGGCGGGCGAGAAATTCGTGTAGTGGTAGAGAATCTAGAACAAGCCGTAAGAGATATGAAGCGAAACGCACAAGAATTTCAAGATAGAGTACCGAGGTTAATTTCTAATATGATGACACTATTAGAAACGGCTGAAAGTAGACGGGTAGAAGCTAAAGTAAATAATATACGTGCACATGTAGAGCATTTAAGTTTTTGGTACATACGAACAGCAACGGAAATTTCAGATTTTATTGAGAAGAAAGCCGATGATTATAAGAAGACGGATCAACAATATTAA
- a CDS encoding TetR/AcrR family transcriptional regulator has translation MTKNLQTSQNIVEASFKLMAEHGIEKMSLSMIAKEVGISKPAIYYHFSSKEALVDFLFEEIFSGYHFVSYFDKEQYTKENFAEKLISDGLHMLSEYEGQEGILRVINEFIVTASRNEKYQNRLFEIQEDFLNGFHDLLKRGVELGVVSKHGTEENAHTLALVIDNMSNYMLMGFQLKYKEIWIRNVKNVMKGE, from the coding sequence ATGACAAAGAATTTACAAACATCGCAAAACATTGTAGAGGCATCATTTAAACTTATGGCAGAGCACGGCATTGAGAAGATGAGTCTTTCCATGATCGCGAAAGAGGTAGGTATTTCAAAACCGGCTATTTATTATCATTTTTCTTCTAAAGAAGCGTTAGTGGATTTTTTATTTGAAGAAATTTTTTCTGGGTATCATTTCGTGAGTTATTTCGATAAAGAACAATATACGAAAGAAAACTTTGCAGAAAAGTTAATTTCAGATGGTTTACATATGCTCTCTGAATATGAAGGGCAAGAAGGAATATTACGCGTTATAAATGAATTCATCGTAACTGCATCGCGAAATGAAAAGTATCAGAACCGCTTATTTGAAATACAAGAAGATTTCTTAAATGGATTCCACGATTTATTGAAGCGAGGTGTGGAACTTGGTGTTGTTTCAAAACATGGAACAGAAGAAAACGCGCATACGTTAGCGCTCGTTATTGATAATATGAGCAACTATATGTTAATGGGATTCCAGCTAAAGTATAAAGAAATTTGGATTCGAAATGTGAAAAATGTAATGAAAGGGGAATAA
- a CDS encoding DUF1433 domain-containing protein, whose protein sequence is MIIKFKRISFYFLLIFVFTTLEGCTVDNKKEEQLIVDKATETTIQYFKEKENLDVVITKHKFAPKDFQSVWISGHVKDDKNKKFSADVEFANDYHIGSISTSEGFDLKH, encoded by the coding sequence ATGATTATCAAATTCAAAAGAATTAGTTTTTATTTCCTTTTAATCTTTGTATTTACTACTTTAGAAGGGTGCACTGTGGATAATAAAAAAGAAGAGCAACTAATAGTAGATAAGGCTACAGAAACAACCATTCAATATTTTAAAGAAAAAGAAAATCTAGATGTAGTGATTACTAAACATAAATTTGCTCCGAAGGACTTTCAAAGTGTTTGGATTTCAGGTCATGTGAAAGATGATAAAAATAAAAAATTTTCGGCAGATGTTGAATTCGCTAATGATTATCACATCGGTTCCATTTCCACATCTGAAGGTTTTGATTTAAAACACTAA
- a CDS encoding DUF1433 domain-containing protein, which yields MKKYAIRLFFTFTLILLGGCTIDQKNTEQQIVNKATETTIQYFKEKENLEVTITNHRFPSNDIETIFITGHIKDDINKKFTTSIDYKDDYNIGSISTTNFSLKH from the coding sequence GTGAAAAAATATGCTATAAGATTATTCTTTACTTTCACACTTATCCTTTTAGGAGGATGTACGATAGATCAAAAAAATACTGAACAACAAATCGTTAATAAAGCAACAGAAACTACAATTCAATATTTTAAAGAAAAAGAGAATTTAGAAGTGACTATTACGAATCATCGATTTCCTTCTAATGATATCGAAACTATTTTTATAACTGGTCATATCAAAGATGATATAAATAAGAAATTTACTACTTCAATTGATTATAAAGATGATTATAATATCGGTTCTATCTCTACTACTAATTTCAGCCTAAAACACTAA
- a CDS encoding HIT family protein, with the protein MNHTADNCIFCKIIDGQISCSKVYEDEHVLAFLDISQVTKGHTLVIPKVHKQDIFALTPEIASHIFSVVPKIANAIKAEFNPVGFNLLNNNGEKAGQTVFHFHLHLIPRYGENDGFGAVWKSHQNEYTMENLQNIASTIANSVK; encoded by the coding sequence ATGAATCATACAGCGGATAATTGTATTTTTTGTAAAATTATTGATGGGCAAATCTCTTGCTCAAAAGTATACGAAGATGAACATGTGCTTGCATTTTTAGATATTAGTCAAGTAACAAAAGGACATACCCTAGTTATTCCAAAAGTTCACAAACAAGACATTTTTGCGTTAACGCCAGAAATCGCATCACACATTTTTTCTGTCGTTCCGAAAATCGCAAATGCGATTAAAGCAGAGTTTAATCCAGTTGGCTTTAACCTACTTAACAATAACGGCGAGAAAGCTGGACAAACTGTGTTCCACTTCCACCTTCATTTAATTCCACGCTACGGTGAAAACGATGGTTTCGGTGCTGTTTGGAAATCACATCAAAATGAATACACAATGGAAAATTTACAAAACATCGCCAGTACAATTGCAAATAGTGTGAAATAG
- a CDS encoding PH domain-containing protein yields the protein MDPLKNEIHPDMVKVWKVRAVMEEGIGILVMLAYLFLMIKFDWWAWILYVMIGLTVAFAPFSYFLFPKLRQRYYSYQLNEEELEIQRGLFVVKRVLVPMIRVQHVTIEQGPIMRKYGLAELHISTAATSHSIPGLTMYEAEMLKTKIAELAKVSDEDV from the coding sequence ATGGATCCATTGAAAAATGAAATTCACCCTGACATGGTCAAGGTGTGGAAAGTTAGGGCTGTAATGGAAGAAGGAATCGGTATTCTCGTCATGTTAGCTTACCTTTTCCTCATGATAAAGTTTGATTGGTGGGCGTGGATTTTATATGTGATGATTGGGCTAACAGTTGCGTTCGCACCATTTTCGTACTTTTTATTCCCGAAACTACGTCAACGTTATTACAGTTATCAATTAAATGAAGAAGAGCTTGAAATTCAGCGCGGTCTTTTTGTCGTAAAGCGCGTATTAGTACCGATGATTCGTGTACAGCACGTGACAATTGAACAAGGACCGATTATGAGAAAATATGGCTTAGCAGAATTGCACATTTCAACAGCGGCAACTTCTCACAGTATCCCAGGCTTAACGATGTATGAAGCAGAAATGTTGAAAACGAAAATCGCAGAATTAGCGAAAGTGAGTGATGAGGATGTATAA
- the ecsB gene encoding ABC transporter permease EcsB — protein MNSTALWKERFRHFLKEVRTYSKYVFNDHLKFIFVFIIGAGAYYYQQWLQMLTPSFPTALVMAVLLGLVLTAGSIQTLLKEADLVYLLPVEQKLKPYFTKAFLFTFMIQLYIIAIVAAALAPLYFQQMKQTGAAYIWIVLAFVIVKAWNLFVAWEKSFLTDQNIQRADWFIRFILNGLFVYFLVERTSVMFIGGIVLLMVLYLVVLHQMVKGKPLNWEYLISEEGKKMMLLYRIANMFVDVPALKERVARRKWLDFILSMIGEKRTYLYLYTRTFLRSGNYFGLYVRLLALGGVILYFIPFLYGRFIVSLIFLYLIGYQLLTLWKHHRMKIWLDLYPVGGEEKKKDFLTLLNAILIIGSVVFTVIFALATKDFMMTGILLVVSIVFSIGFVYQYGAKRIERLN, from the coding sequence ATGAATAGCACAGCATTATGGAAAGAACGATTTCGTCACTTTCTAAAAGAAGTTCGTACATATAGTAAATACGTATTTAATGATCATTTGAAATTTATTTTCGTATTCATCATCGGCGCAGGAGCGTATTATTACCAGCAATGGTTACAAATGTTAACACCTTCGTTTCCAACTGCGCTCGTTATGGCAGTGTTGCTTGGACTCGTATTAACGGCCGGATCGATACAAACGTTATTAAAAGAAGCGGATCTCGTTTACTTGCTGCCAGTTGAACAAAAATTAAAACCATACTTTACAAAGGCGTTTCTTTTTACGTTCATGATTCAGTTATACATAATCGCAATCGTAGCGGCAGCGCTTGCTCCGTTATACTTCCAGCAAATGAAGCAAACAGGAGCGGCTTACATATGGATTGTACTCGCGTTTGTCATCGTAAAAGCGTGGAACTTATTCGTAGCGTGGGAAAAGTCATTTTTAACAGACCAAAATATACAAAGAGCTGATTGGTTCATTCGTTTTATTTTAAACGGCTTATTTGTTTATTTCCTTGTAGAGCGTACTTCCGTTATGTTTATTGGTGGAATCGTCCTTCTCATGGTGTTATACCTCGTAGTACTGCATCAAATGGTGAAGGGAAAGCCGCTAAACTGGGAGTATTTAATTTCTGAAGAAGGTAAGAAGATGATGCTGCTGTATCGCATCGCGAATATGTTCGTTGATGTACCAGCATTAAAAGAAAGAGTAGCACGGAGAAAATGGCTCGATTTCATTCTTTCGATGATTGGTGAAAAGCGTACATATTTATACTTATATACGAGAACATTTTTACGATCTGGTAACTATTTCGGTTTATATGTGCGCCTGCTCGCCCTTGGAGGAGTTATTCTTTACTTTATTCCGTTTTTATATGGACGATTTATCGTAAGCCTTATTTTCCTATACTTAATCGGTTATCAGCTATTAACTTTATGGAAACATCACCGCATGAAGATTTGGCTTGATTTGTACCCAGTAGGGGGAGAAGAGAAGAAGAAAGATTTTCTTACTTTATTAAATGCAATTCTTATTATCGGCAGCGTTGTATTTACAGTTATATTCGCCCTTGCGACGAAAGATTTCATGATGACGGGAATTTTACTAGTCGTAAGCATAGTATTTAGTATCGGTTTCGTTTATCAATACGGGGCGAAACGTATTGAGCGTTTAAATTGA
- the ecsA gene encoding ABC transporter ATP-binding protein EcsA, whose amino-acid sequence MSELLRVENVTGGYTKRPVLKDVSFSVNKGELVGLIGLNGAGKSTTIKHIIGLMEPKKGTVTINGKTIRDDMTAYRSSFSFIPETPVLYDELTLEEHLKLTAMAYGVDEKQYEERLGQLLQEFRMKNRLKWFPSHFSKGMKQKVMIMSAFLVEPSLYIVDEPFVGLDPLAIQSLLQMMDQMKKSGAGILMSTHILATAERYCDSFIILHQGEVRAKGTLSELQSQFNMPGATLDDIYIALTKEEDYE is encoded by the coding sequence ATGAGCGAGTTATTACGTGTAGAAAATGTTACAGGAGGATATACGAAACGACCTGTACTAAAAGATGTTTCGTTCTCTGTTAATAAAGGCGAACTTGTCGGCTTAATCGGTTTAAATGGAGCGGGTAAAAGTACGACGATTAAACATATTATCGGTTTAATGGAACCGAAAAAAGGAACTGTCACAATTAATGGGAAAACAATTCGTGACGATATGACAGCGTACCGTTCTAGTTTTTCGTTCATCCCAGAAACACCAGTATTATATGATGAGCTAACGCTAGAAGAACATTTGAAGTTAACAGCGATGGCGTATGGTGTAGATGAAAAACAATATGAAGAACGCTTAGGACAACTATTACAAGAATTTCGCATGAAAAATCGTTTAAAATGGTTTCCGTCTCATTTCTCAAAAGGAATGAAACAAAAGGTAATGATTATGAGTGCGTTTTTAGTGGAGCCATCTCTTTACATTGTGGACGAACCTTTCGTTGGGCTTGACCCGTTAGCAATTCAATCACTCCTTCAAATGATGGATCAAATGAAAAAGAGCGGCGCGGGCATTTTAATGAGTACACATATTTTAGCGACAGCAGAGCGTTATTGTGATTCATTCATTATTCTGCATCAAGGTGAAGTGAGAGCGAAGGGAACATTATCTGAACTGCAATCACAGTTTAATATGCCAGGTGCAACGTTAGATGATATTTATATTGCATTAACGAAGGAAGAAGATTATGAATAG